The following are encoded together in the Xanthobacter autotrophicus Py2 genome:
- a CDS encoding transposase IS4 family protein (PFAM: transposase IS4 family protein~KEGG: sil:SPO0489 ISSpo2, transposase), translating to MDHPEGAGLQRADRVDFDPRVRLEFRGTQLSSDGGLLVMRELDDALGLSDLASAALRDTRSGKNTVHRLDGLFRQSVFGRLAGYEDVNDANRLACDPVMRQVVGGRAVDAQAASASQMGRFETETLALAGNRAALADLNGQWIDRFHDRNGLKYIVLDMDSSVSPTHGDQEGSAWSGHFDCSCYHPNFLFNQFGMLERCALRHGNVHSADGWRDVLDPVIARYAERDLGGRFFRADAAYAIPAIYERLEEARFFYAIRLPANAVLKDKIAHRLTRPVGRPSLTKVKRFFEEFEYQAASWDKERRVIAKIEWHPGELFPRVGFIVTNLPMEPDWVVRFYNQRGTAEQHIKEGKYAFRWTRLSCRKFRDNEVRLQLHALAYNLATFLRCIELPEAMADWSLTSLQLKLIKIGARVVRHARTITFQLAEVAVTGTMVRAILAAIRRLRAPPLCA from the coding sequence ATGGATCACCCAGAGGGTGCGGGCTTGCAACGGGCAGATCGGGTGGATTTCGACCCTCGCGTGCGGCTGGAATTTCGCGGCACGCAGCTCAGTTCCGACGGCGGCCTTCTGGTGATGCGCGAGCTTGATGACGCGCTCGGGTTGTCCGATTTGGCGTCAGCGGCGCTGCGCGATACTCGCTCTGGCAAGAACACGGTCCATCGGCTCGACGGCCTGTTCCGGCAATCAGTCTTTGGGCGGCTGGCCGGATACGAGGATGTCAACGACGCCAACCGTCTCGCCTGCGATCCGGTCATGCGCCAAGTTGTCGGCGGCAGAGCGGTCGATGCACAAGCGGCCTCGGCATCGCAGATGGGACGGTTCGAGACCGAGACGCTGGCTCTGGCCGGGAACCGTGCCGCGCTGGCCGACCTGAACGGGCAATGGATCGACCGGTTCCATGACCGTAACGGGCTGAAGTACATCGTTCTGGACATGGACAGCTCGGTCAGCCCGACCCATGGCGACCAGGAAGGGTCCGCCTGGAGTGGCCATTTCGACTGTAGCTGCTATCACCCCAACTTTCTGTTCAACCAGTTCGGGATGCTGGAACGCTGCGCCCTGCGCCATGGCAACGTCCACAGCGCCGATGGCTGGCGTGATGTTCTCGACCCCGTCATTGCGCGCTACGCGGAGCGCGACCTTGGTGGCAGGTTCTTCCGGGCCGATGCTGCCTACGCGATCCCGGCGATCTATGAGCGATTGGAAGAAGCGCGGTTCTTCTACGCCATCCGGCTGCCCGCAAACGCGGTCCTCAAGGACAAGATCGCGCATCGGCTAACGCGCCCTGTCGGGCGGCCGTCACTGACCAAGGTCAAGCGGTTCTTCGAGGAATTCGAGTATCAGGCGGCGTCCTGGGACAAGGAACGCCGGGTGATCGCCAAGATCGAATGGCATCCGGGCGAACTGTTCCCGCGTGTCGGCTTCATCGTCACCAACCTGCCGATGGAGCCGGACTGGGTGGTGCGGTTCTACAACCAGCGCGGCACCGCCGAGCAGCACATCAAAGAGGGCAAATACGCCTTTCGCTGGACGCGGCTGTCGTGCCGGAAGTTCCGCGACAATGAGGTGCGGCTGCAACTGCACGCCCTGGCGTACAACCTGGCCACCTTCTTGCGCTGCATCGAGCTGCCCGAGGCCATGGCCGACTGGTCGTTGACCAGCCTGCAACTGAAGCTGATCAAGATCGGGGCACGTGTGGTCCGTCACGCCCGCACCATCACCTTCCAGCTGG
- a CDS encoding low temperature requirement A (PFAM: low temperature requirement A~KEGG: rpe:RPE_1617 low temperature requirement A), whose product MSGLGARQFLLRKAPEHGHHAVTFIELFFDLVFVFAITQLSHHLLHDLSVIGLLQTLVLFVAVWWAWIDTAWVTNWLDPDRKPVRLMLLALMLVGLVLSASLPKAFHEGGLAFALAYATFQTGRSAFTIWAVARHDRAQSLNFKRILAWQALASVLWIVGAFLHGEARLGLWMLAVVLESLAPSTGFFVPGLGASKAADWKVEGRHLSERCALFIIIALGESILVTGATASDLAWTGLNPHFPSKALISLS is encoded by the coding sequence ATGAGCGGACTGGGAGCGCGGCAATTCCTTCTGCGCAAGGCGCCGGAGCACGGCCATCACGCGGTGACCTTCATCGAGCTGTTCTTCGATCTGGTCTTCGTCTTCGCCATCACTCAGCTGTCCCACCATCTGCTGCACGACCTCTCGGTGATCGGGCTGCTGCAGACGCTGGTCCTGTTCGTCGCCGTCTGGTGGGCGTGGATCGACACCGCCTGGGTCACCAACTGGCTCGATCCGGATCGCAAGCCGGTGCGGCTCATGTTGCTGGCGCTGATGCTGGTGGGCCTCGTCTTGTCCGCGTCCCTGCCGAAGGCTTTCCATGAGGGCGGCCTTGCCTTCGCCCTCGCTTATGCGACGTTCCAGACGGGGCGCTCCGCCTTTACCATCTGGGCGGTGGCGCGCCACGATCGCGCCCAATCCCTGAACTTCAAGCGCATCCTGGCATGGCAGGCATTGGCGTCCGTGCTGTGGATCGTCGGCGCCTTCCTGCACGGCGAGGCCCGGCTCGGCCTGTGGATGCTCGCCGTGGTGCTGGAGAGCCTCGCGCCCTCCACCGGCTTCTTCGTGCCGGGCCTCGGCGCCTCCAAGGCGGCGGACTGGAAGGTGGAGGGCCGGCACCTGTCCGAGCGCTGCGCCCTGTTCATCATCATCGCACTGGGCGAATCCATCCTCGTCACCGGCGCCACCGCCTCCGACCTCGCGTGGACCGGCCTCAACCCACATTTCCCAAGTAAGGCGCTGATTTCGCTGTCCTGA
- a CDS encoding anti-sigma-factor antagonist (TIGRFAM: anti-anti-sigma factor~PFAM: Sulfate transporter/antisigma-factor antagonist STAS~KEGG: swi:Swit_1492 anti-sigma-factor antagonist) yields MNIETHALGPEQVLIVLDGRLDIEGTAQIEVAFSAASSHAKATLVDLSAMPYVASIGIRLFISNAKALTRRGGRLILFGAEPTVERILLTTGLGDLATVVATRADADAALATLATAS; encoded by the coding sequence ATGAACATTGAAACCCACGCCCTCGGCCCGGAACAGGTTCTGATCGTGCTCGACGGCCGGCTCGACATCGAAGGCACGGCGCAGATCGAGGTGGCGTTCAGCGCCGCGTCGAGCCACGCCAAGGCGACCCTGGTGGACCTGTCGGCGATGCCCTACGTCGCCTCCATCGGCATCCGCCTGTTCATCAGCAATGCCAAGGCCCTGACCCGCCGGGGCGGACGCCTGATCCTGTTCGGCGCGGAGCCGACGGTAGAGCGGATCCTTCTCACCACGGGCCTTGGCGATCTCGCGACCGTGGTCGCCACCCGGGCGGATGCTGACGCCGCGCTCGCCACCCTCGCCACAGCCTCCTGA
- a CDS encoding ABC transporter related (PFAM: ABC transporter related~SMART: AAA ATPase~KEGG: rsq:Rsph17025_2318 ABC transporter related), which yields MFTASRSARPARPPNRPDAGPQPAVDSPGRVDGMVLDRVVLDRGARSVFAGLSLTLSERRIGLVGDNGSGKSTLLRLLNGLLLPDAGTVTVAGLDTRKERRRLPATVGFVFQNVDHQIIFPTVREEIAFGPIAQGRPKAEANAAADQLLARHGCAGWGERAVADLSEGQKQLVCILAALAAGPRILLLDEPFSSLDLTTRLGFAARLADLDLQVVMASHDLHLFDGFDRLLWLKGGIVAADGAPGEVIPLYEADARARAAANRGQP from the coding sequence ATGTTCACCGCTTCACGATCCGCGCGCCCCGCGCGCCCGCCGAACCGCCCCGACGCCGGCCCCCAGCCCGCCGTGGACAGTCCCGGCCGCGTCGACGGCATGGTGCTCGACCGCGTGGTGTTGGATCGAGGCGCCCGCTCGGTCTTCGCTGGCCTGTCCCTGACCCTGTCCGAGCGCCGCATCGGCCTTGTCGGCGACAACGGATCCGGCAAGAGCACCCTGCTGCGGCTGTTGAACGGCCTGCTCCTGCCCGATGCAGGTACCGTCACCGTGGCCGGCCTCGACACCCGCAAGGAGCGCCGCCGCCTGCCGGCGACCGTGGGCTTTGTGTTCCAGAACGTGGACCACCAGATCATCTTCCCCACGGTGCGGGAGGAGATCGCCTTCGGCCCCATCGCCCAGGGCCGTCCCAAGGCCGAGGCCAACGCCGCCGCCGATCAGTTGCTGGCCCGGCACGGCTGCGCCGGCTGGGGCGAGCGGGCGGTGGCGGACCTGTCCGAGGGCCAGAAACAGCTGGTGTGCATCCTCGCCGCCCTGGCGGCCGGGCCGCGCATCCTGCTGCTGGACGAGCCCTTCTCCAGCCTCGACCTCACCACCCGCCTCGGCTTCGCCGCGCGGCTCGCCGACCTCGACCTCCAGGTGGTGATGGCGAGCCACGACCTGCACCTGTTCGACGGCTTCGACCGCCTGCTGTGGCTGAAGGGCGGCATCGTCGCCGCCGACGGGGCGCCGGGGGAGGTCATCCCGCTCTATGAGGCCGACGCCCGCGCCCGTGCCGCCGCGAACAGGGGGCAGCCGTGA
- a CDS encoding cobalt transport protein (PFAM: cobalt transport protein~KEGG: rru:Rru_A3687 cobalt transport protein) produces MIAGYLSGTSLLHRLPAGVKLIALGVLSLFILPIGDPLVLAFVLAAVLLVYAGFGRRGVLRVLAWRSMVPLLVVIFVLQVWAASLSMAVASVLRIAVMVLMADLVTLSTRLQDMMDAIAVPLKPLARFGLDPERLSLAVALVLRFVPVLLESWRGREEAWRARSPRRPGLVLIGAFFSGALSTADQVAEALDARGFGMPDQPVPPPAAPPRPNP; encoded by the coding sequence GTGATCGCCGGCTATCTCTCCGGCACCAGCCTGCTGCACCGGCTACCGGCGGGGGTGAAGCTCATCGCGCTCGGCGTGCTGTCGCTGTTCATCCTGCCCATCGGCGATCCGCTGGTGCTGGCCTTTGTGCTCGCGGCGGTGCTGCTGGTCTATGCCGGCTTCGGCCGGCGCGGGGTGCTGCGCGTGCTGGCGTGGCGCAGCATGGTGCCGCTGCTGGTGGTCATCTTCGTGCTGCAGGTGTGGGCCGCCTCCCTGTCGATGGCGGTGGCGAGCGTGCTGCGCATTGCGGTGATGGTGCTCATGGCCGACCTCGTCACCCTGTCCACCCGCCTGCAGGACATGATGGACGCCATCGCCGTGCCGCTGAAGCCGCTGGCGCGGTTCGGGCTCGATCCCGAGCGGCTGTCGCTGGCGGTGGCGCTGGTGCTGCGCTTCGTGCCGGTGCTGCTGGAAAGCTGGCGAGGACGCGAGGAGGCCTGGCGCGCCCGCAGTCCGCGCCGGCCGGGGCTGGTGCTCATCGGCGCCTTCTTCTCCGGCGCGCTGTCCACCGCCGACCAGGTGGCGGAAGCCCTCGACGCCCGCGGCTTCGGCATGCCCGATCAACCGGTCCCGCCGCCGGCTGCGCCGCCGCGCCCGAACCCGTGA
- a CDS encoding BioY protein (PFAM: BioY protein~KEGG: sit:TM1040_3659 BioY protein), with protein MDTRTLVRIALIAALIAALGFVPPIYMPLAAGVPITAQSLGVMLAGLLLGARAGAAAVALFVFVVLLGAPLLAGGRGGLGLLAGPTAGFLIGYIAGAYVVGLLAERLKLPAFASALVASVVGGIGVVYLFGIPVLAAAAGIGLSKAVIGSAVFLPGDLLKAVGASVLVTTVLRNWSVAAQPRP; from the coding sequence ATGGACACCCGCACCCTCGTGCGCATCGCGCTCATCGCCGCCCTCATCGCGGCGCTCGGCTTCGTGCCGCCCATCTACATGCCGCTGGCGGCCGGCGTGCCCATCACCGCCCAGAGCCTCGGCGTGATGCTCGCCGGCCTGCTGCTGGGCGCGCGGGCCGGGGCGGCGGCGGTGGCGCTGTTCGTCTTCGTGGTGCTGCTGGGCGCGCCGCTGCTCGCGGGCGGGCGCGGCGGCCTCGGCCTCCTTGCCGGGCCCACCGCCGGCTTCCTCATCGGCTATATCGCCGGGGCCTATGTGGTGGGGCTTCTGGCCGAGCGGCTGAAGCTGCCGGCTTTCGCCTCGGCCCTGGTGGCGTCGGTGGTGGGCGGCATCGGCGTGGTCTACCTGTTTGGCATCCCGGTGCTGGCGGCGGCGGCGGGCATCGGCCTCTCCAAGGCAGTGATCGGCTCGGCGGTGTTCCTGCCGGGCGACCTGCTCAAGGCGGTGGGCGCTTCGGTGCTGGTCACCACCGTGCTGCGCAACTGGTCGGTGGCGGCGCAGCCGCGCCCGTGA